A stretch of DNA from Fibrobacter sp.:
CTTTTTCCGATGCGGACCAGAGAAAAGCATAAGCACCTTTTTTCACATATCGAGCATCGGAACTACGATCACCACCGGGCAAGACGGTGAACCCAAAAGAGTCTTCCCCATTTCCATCATCATCCCAGCCACTGGTTGATTTCATGGTTTTTCCATTTTTGCCAATACCATTCGTATTTTCAAATAGTTCATACCAATCATCATCCGAAGGTAAGCGCCATCCGTCAGGGCATGCATTCATGGCCGCTGCCCAGTCATACAACAGTCCAAATTCTTCACAGTTGCCACTATAGTCATCATAGCACCAACTGTGTCTAGAAATCTTGTAGTTCATGTTCTGGGCCATCCAGGTCTGTTCGCCAATGGTTACAGTCTTATAGACCTGCTTGTCGCGAAGATCCTTAAGGGTGTTGGCCTCGGCGTCGTATTCCATACAAGGGCCACCATCCGGGCAACCATTATCAATGGCTCCAGCAGAAGTCCCCTTGTCGCCACAGGCACTCAGCGCCAATGTCATAAAGCCACACAAAGTTCCCAAAGCAAAACGTCTGTACAAATTCATAACATGCTCCATTTTTCCAAAATATAACATTAGACAAAGGATTATCTGCAAATGTCGCCATATAAAAAAAAGCCCCATTGCAGGGCCCATTTCAAAAGAGAAATTAAACTTCGTCCAGGGTTACTACGGGAATATCCGTAGCGCTTGCAAAGTTCGCATTTTCGGTTAGGATGCAATCGGCGCCGTTCACATAGGCTGTAGCCAGACGTTGCGCCTCGGATTCTGTCAACTTATGGTTCGTCTTGCTGGCTGCAGCAAAAAGTTCCGCAGCCTTCACAGCAATTTCGCCATTCATTTCGCAGAGCTTGACATTCTGGGAATTCTCAAAGAACTCGCGGTACTGACGGGCAAGTACGCCCTCCCCCGCCACGCAGGCTTTCTGGGAAAGTTCGAACAAGGTAACAGAAGAGGTCAACAAGGTTATGCTTTTCTCGTAGGCATAGTCCAACACTTCTGACACCACCGGATAAAAGTCTGGATGCATCTGAAGCAGACGCACTACAGCGCCAGTATCCAAGAACAAAATGCGGGACTGCTCAATAGCCTTGTTCATTACTCGTAAATTTCCATCTGGGCGATGTCATCGCGCATACCTGCACGGACCATCTTGAATCGTTCAGCCTTCGGATAGAAGTACCAGATCCACCATTCGCCGCTGATGTCAGTACGCTTGGTCTTGATGACGAAGGGCTTTTCACCCTTGAAGAAGTCGCGCTTGTGAGGAATGACGTGTTCGAAGGGACGGTAAGTGTGGATTTCGTCGCCAGCCTTACGTTCAATAAAGCCGTTGCCGCCCTTACTCCAGGTGATGGTCACCTTTCCGTTTTCATCCTTTTCTTCCTTGCAGGAATCAAAGCCGCTATCGCACCACTTGAAGCGCTTGTAGGTAAAGGCCTGTTCCGGGAAGTTGAAGGTTTCAACCTTACGGTTGTTGCCCTTGAAAGTCTTGTATTCGCCAGAGAGTGTGTAACGGTCGACGTTATATTCTTCGCAGCCGTTCTGGGCGATCTTCACCTGGCGATTGGAAATAGCGAGATCGATGGTGCAGCCCAGTTCAGTATAGGTCATGCGGCCAAAGCCGTTAGATTCGCGGTATTCCACGTTACTGGCTTCGAATTCTGCACGGCCGCCGAAGGGACCATTCTGAATAACGATGGTAAAGAGACGAGGATTGGTGGGAGACTTCTTGAGGGTAACACTACCGGTAGAAGAAGCATATTCACCACTGATATCGGCAGATGCCTGCTGGAAGCGGGCCAGGTCGGCGCGCTTAACCCACACATCACCGAACTTACACTGGATGGGAACGAAGCGGGGCGGTTCGGAAGGTTCCACGTATTCCCACTGGATGATACGGGTCTTCTTGACCTTCATCTTGGGCTTGCCCTTCTTGTCCTTGACCGGGCGACCCTTCTTATCCAGAACAGGGACCTTTTCCTTTTTAATGGTCACCTTCTTGACGGAATCCTGGGGAATGGGAAGTTCCTTAATCCAGTCGGTAAAAACCAGGGAACCAGCAACATTAGCTTCATCAACCTGGCCTTGAACTTTCTTGAAAACGGAAAGACTACTCTGGGCAAAAACAAAGTTTGCCATCAAAAAAAGCGCAACAATTAAAATTTTCTTCAAAACAAAACCTCTTTGGGGTGTAAAATTAGCTTTTTATATGAAAAATCATAGACAAATTGCTAAGTGAAAGTTTTTTTTACTAAACTTTGGTAGTGGAATTAGTGAAAGGAGTTCCGTTATGAAGAAAATGTTCCTCGCCTCTTGCATCCTGGCTGCTGCTGCATTTGCTCAGGAAGCTGCCCCCGCAGCACAGGCCGCCGCTCCGGCTGCCGAAGTCGCTGCTCCCGCTGCTGAAGCTGCCGCACCCGCCGCTGAAGCTGCCGCACCTGCTGCCGAAGCTGCTGCACCTGCCGCTGAAGCTGCTGCACCTGCTGCCGAAGCACCGGCTCCCGTTGCTGAAGCAGAAGCCGCTCCTGCCCCCGCAGCCGTAGAAGCTCCTGCTGCCGAAGCCGCTGCACCCGCCGCTGAAGCTGCCGCACCAGCAGAAGTCGCTGCCGCACCCGCAGCTGAAGCTACCGCACCGGCAACGGTCGTCGCTGCCGCACCGGCAAAGCCCGCCAAGGCCAAGAAGATGCGCAAGAAAAAGAAGATGATCGAAAATGCGGTCATGTCTGCAGGCAAGGTCAACTTCGATATCAATGCTGACTTTGAATTGGAAGCAGGCAAGGTATTCTGGGACTCCGAAAATGACGCATACAATGACAACTTCGAAACCTGGAGTGGCGAAGCCAACTTTGCAGTCCTCGCAGAAACCGACGACTTCAAGGGCAAGATCGGCGTGGCATTCTACCCGGGCGACCTCGCTCTCAATGCCGAAGACGAAGCAAACAAGGCTGCCAAGAAGAAGGCAATCCGCGAAGGCAAGACCGCTAACGACTACTTCTCTCTGGACGAAGTTTGGGCTCAGCAGGGCACCGAATACTTCACCTTCAAGGTGGGTCGTTGGGACAACACCGACAAGAGCGGCGACTACTTCGGTGGCTATGTTGACGGTTACAACGCCGGCTTCCTCTCTACCCAGGATCCGGAAAACCAGTTGCAGTTCGGCTTCACACCGACCGACAACATGGACGTCTACCTCTCCTTGATCAGCAAGTCCACCAACCTCAACAAGGGCGACCTCCGTGCAGCATTCAACTTCCACGGCCTCGAAAGCATCGCTCTCCTGAAGGTCCAGTTGGCTTATCGTAGCAACCTCTTCGACGCCATCTACGACTACGACGCAGACATCAAGCACAATATTTCCGCCAAGTTCAACCTCCCGATCAATAAGAACTTCGACATCTTCCTCGAAGCAGCAGCAATGGACATAACCGACGACCTCGTCACCCCCATTACCGCTGGCGTTGCCATCTACACTTCTGTCGTAGACCGCATCCTTGTTGAATTGGAAGCAGTACCTGATCGTTACAAGTACAAGGACTTCTACGGTGCTACCACCGATCCTAAGCACGTGAAGGACGTTCTCGGCGCTGTCTATCTTGAAAAGGCATTCACCAACCGCTTCAGCCTGTCTGCTGGTCTCCACAACTTCGGTTGCACTCGTGACCTCATGCTCTCCGGCAACCTCGTTGGTCGTATTAATTAACGCACTCGTCGTTCGTCAAGAAAACTACCTGCGTTCACTCGTGCTTACGTAAAGAACACAGCGCGTACTTGACAGACGTTTTGAGAGAAAAAGCTTCCGGTTCGTCCGGAAGCCTTTTTATTTGCACTGTTTTTAAAAAACAAAAAAGCCGAGCTCTGCGCCCGACTTTTTTCTCAATTTTTTGAATTCGCAAACCGAGATCTCGTAAATCGTAATTTGTAATTCGAAATTACGAAATCTCAGATTTCGTTAAATGCCCTTGCGGTCCAGGTCCATCATGAGGGACTGGAGGGAGTCTTCGACGCTAGTGCGGAAGTCGCCGGAACCGAGGCTGCAGCTGGCCACAACTTCGGAACCCTTGCAAATACGAATCACGGAAAAACCGTTTTCATTAGAAAAAGAAACACTAAGACCCTTGTTCAATGCCTTTTCCAGCAAATCACGCATAATAAACTCCTTTATTTATGCATTTAACATCAGTTACGCCCTTAAATTAGGCTTTTTCTTTATGAAAAACAAGTTTTTTTTCAGTTTTTTACGTTTATAACGGGGCTTTATAGGATATATTCTAGCCCATGTACGATTTTCACCTTCACCTGAGCCGCCTACCCCACCCTGCAGAGGTGGCAAACCTGCTAAAACAGGCCGGCACAAGCTACAACAATATAGCTTGCGAGCCCTGGGAATGGGAAAAATCCCTTGAAATGGGTGAAACTCGCGCTTTTGGCATACATCCCATGATCGCCACCAAGGTTTCCGAGGGCGAGTGGGGACGTCTCATTGAAATTTTAAAGCAGCATCCCAACGCACAAGTGGGCGAATGCGGCCTGGACAAGCGTTTTGACGATTATGAACCGGGGGGCGTGCAGGAACAGGTGTTCCGCAGGCAAGCGCAGCTTGCCAAGGAGCTGGGGCGTACGCTGCACATCCACTGCGTGGGCGATTACTTGAGAGTCGTGGAAATTCTCGAAGCCGTCGGGTTCGGCGGCGGAAACACTGCTGCAGGAACCGCGACGGGGACAGCAATTGAAACCGCAGCAAGTTCTGCGACGCAGGTTGTTTTCCATCGATTCGGCGGAGACATTTCTGCGGCCAAGGCAATTCTTAAAGACTTCGGCGACAGAGCCATCTTCTCCCTGCATGTAGATTCCTTCCGCAAGAAATCTACCGCGGCAGCAATTAAAGAAATTCCCCAGACGCGGGTAAGGTTCGAGACCGACGCCGACGAAAGCTTCGTGATGATCCCCGCAGGCACTTCCGCAGAAACAAAATCCACGGATTCTATTGCGGCAAGCACTGTCGCAAATCAAATCCAGAATCGCTTAATGCAAGTAGTAGCGCTCTACAACAGCGCTGTTTAAGCCGCGCATTTCCATACAGGCTTTTGCGCATTTTCGCGCATCCCTAACACGAAACTATTAGCTTTCACCGATGCCGGCCAGCAGCGGGTTCTTGGGCTGTATGGTTGCAGCCTGGACGCGTATAACGGAGAAAGCCCGGAATTCCTTGAGGGCCCGTGCGGCAAGTTCCACATTGTTGCCCTTGCCCAGCTCGATGACCACCTGCAACGGCGAGCCGCCCATGATGCGCATGGGGAACTGGGTCGCACCGTACATCTCGCTGATGATGCGGGGGTCGGGAGGCGGGAATTCCGCGAAGGTGGCGGCCAGCATTCCCTTGCGCTGCACAAGACCTTGAATACGGAGTCGCCCAGCCAGCAAACCGATTTCCGTTACCAGCAAAAGCATCTTGGCAGGCTCAGGCACAGGGCCGAAACGGTCCAGAAGTTCCTGCTGAATACTTTCAATTTCATCCGTATGTGAAACGCGTGCAATACGCTGGTACATAGAAATTCGGGTAAGACCATCTTCGATGTAGTCTTCCGGCAGGTAGGCATCCACACCAATTTCCACGCGAGTCTGGATGGGCTTTTCGCTGGGACCGCCGCGGAGCATTTCCACCGCTTCCTTCACCAAGCGCACATAGGTTTCAAAGCCCACTTCTGCAATAAAGCCGTGCTGTTCCTGACCCAGCAAGTTACCGGCACCGCGAATTTCCAAATCACGCATAGCCAGCTGGTAGCCGCTACCCAAATCCGTAAACTGTTCCAGAGCCTGCAAGCGCCTCATGGATTCCGCAGAAATCTCATGCTTGTTCGGTATCACTAGGAAAGCCTTTGCAAGCACGCTGCTACGGCCCACACGTCCACGCATCTGGTACAACTGACTGATACCAAAGTGGTGGGCATTCATAATGATGATTGTATTAGCATTAGGAACATCCAAGCCGGATTCGATAATGCTGGTACTGATCAAAATGTCGAACTTTCTGGAAATGAAGGATTCCATTGCATTTTCCAGGTCGCGGTCGTTCATCTGTCCGTGAGCCACACCGATGGTCGCATGAGGAACCATAGCCTCAATATCATCAGCCAAATGATAAATGCTCTGAACTCGGTCATTGACAATGAACACCTGACCACCGCGGGCAAGTTCATCCAGAATAGCGTTCTTCAAGACCTCATCATCACGCTTCATCAGCTTGGTTTCAACAGGCAAGCGGTTGATGGGCGGAGTATTGATGAGAGAAATATCGCGAACCCCCGTCATGCTCAAATGCAGAGAACGGGGAATCGGCGTTGCGCTCATGCTCAAGGTATCCACCGCAAGGCGCATCTCGCGAAGCTTTTCCTTCTGCTTCACGCCGAACTTCTGTTCTTCATCAATAATCAGAAGGCCAAGATCCTTGAACTGGTTCTTTTCAGAAAGCAGGGCGTGGGTACCAATCAGAATATCCACCTTCCCTTCTGAAACCTGCTTGAAGATTTCCTTCTTTTCCTTGGCAGTCTTATAGCGGTTCACAAGAGCCAGGTTCACGCCGAAGCCCGCAAAACGATCCATGAAGTTTTCGTAATGCTGCGCCGCCAAAATCGTTGTAGGCACCAGAAGCACCACCTGTTTACGGCTCACGACGCATTTGAAGGCAGCACGCATGGCCACCTCGGTCTTACCAAAACCCACGTCGCCGCAAATCAAGCGGTCCATGGGGCGACGGCTTTCCATATCCCGCTTAATATCCGCGGTAGCCTTCACCTGGTCAGGCGTGGGCTCGTATTCGAAAGCCTCTTCAAATTCCTTCTGCAGTTTCCCGTCGGGCGGGAAATCGAAACCCTCGATAAGTTCGCGCTTGGCGTACAGTTCCACCAGTTCGCGGGCAATCTGGATTACCTTCTGCTTGACACGCTTCTTCAGGTTTTCCCAAGTCTTGCTGCCCAGCTTATCCAGCTTGGGAGGAGTCTCGGAATTTTCCAGACGTTCAATCTTCTGGAGGTCCGCCACCGGGAACTTCAGCTTGTCGCCACCCTCGTATTCCAGAAGGGCGCAGTCCACCATGCCGCCGTTGACTTCAACACGGACAAGGCCCAGGTACTTACCCACACCGTGATCCTCATGAGCCACATAATCGCCGCGGTTCAAGGATTCGATCATCAGCGCGCCCGTTACGGAACCGGAAATCTTGCGCTTGCGTGCCTTGTTGGAATGGCGGTTGAAAATACGAGTTTCCGTCAGGAAGGCGATATTGTCTTCTTCAAGCCAGAAACCTTCGGAAAGATTGCCCTGGATGTATTCCTCGATGGGCAAGTCTTCAAAGACCTGCTTCAAGCGATTCAGGCCACCAGGCGTTGGCGCCACCACAAAGACCCGACCGCCAGCGGCGGCAAACTCCTCGATCTGCTTGGCCACCGCATCCGTACCGTTGGAGGAAAAATCCTGCACGCGGCAATGGAGTTCATGCCAGTTCCCGTCGTTTACGTTGACGCGGGTAACGTCCATGGAGGCGCGCCCCACGAAACTGCGGGACAAGTCCCCGATCTTGAACCAGATATCGCTAGGCGGAACCGCGTCCGCCTCCACCTGGCGCAATTCGTGGAAAACAGATTCGTAATTCAGGTAGTACTTGGAAGCAGTTTCCGAAAGCAGGGAAAGTTCCTCGAAAACAAGGGCAGCCTTGGGCAAGTAATCCAACAGGCTCTTCTCAAGCTTTTCAAAACGGCTACGTTGCCACCAAAGTCCGGCCGCATCGCCACCGCGCAAGGCAACTTCCTTCTCGGGAACCACAAATTCACCCATGGGGAACAGCTGAACGCTATTCATCTGCTCCACAGAACGCTGGGTAAAGATGTCAAAAGATCTTATGGATTCAATTTCATCACCAAAGAATTCAATACGAATGGGATGGGGATATAGCAGGCAGTTTACGTCCACAATGCAGCCGCGAATGGAGAATTCACCCACCCCGCTCACCACAGGCTGTTCCACGAAACCATGGTCCAGGAACCAAGGGCGTAAAGTACTAGGTTCAAAAACGTCCCCCACCTTCAAATTCCTGGAACCACGGGCAACAAATCCCGGCGCAGGAAGGCGCGCCATCAGAGCATCCAAAGGGCACACGGTTATAAAGGGGGACTCATTCTTTTCTAGGTCCCGGAAAAACTTCAAACGTTCTTCCAGAACACCCTCAAAAGGCACCTTCTTTTCGTAAGGCTTCAAACCGATGGACGGGAAGAAACGGACAAAAGTCTCCCCCACCATACTTTCCAAATTTTCAACCCAGGTTTCTGCACTGCGGTAATCCTTGGCCACCACCAAAATGTGGCTTGGATTTTTCAGAAACCTTGCAGCCACCATCATGGAAGCCAGCGGGACAGAAGCCCCATTCACATGGATGGCTTCACCCTGAACCTTCTGGAACAGGGCGAGCGTAGGCGAATTTGCAAAGGTTAAAAATTCGGACAAAGAATCCATGGGGCCAAAAATAAAAAAATCCCGCTCAACGAGCGGGACTTAGTCAAACACAGTCTCTTATATTAGAGGAGGTAGGTTGCCTGGAACTGGACAGTCCAAGGATGACCTTCACCAACGACATGCTTGTGACCGGCGTCGTCAATAGCGAAATCGAACTTGGTGCTGTTCAGGTCAAAGCCGAAGCGGAGACCAACGTCAACCCAACGACCTTCGGAACGGACAGTACCACCGGCACCGAGAATGAAGGAGAAGTTGATGGGGCTCGGTTCCCAGTCACCAATATCATAGGAGCCGCGGTCATAGACATCGCCATTAGAATAATAGGTCACGTAATCATCGGAATAGAAGCTAGCCATATTCACACCAAGCTTGAAACCA
This window harbors:
- a CDS encoding TatD family hydrolase; its protein translation is MYDFHLHLSRLPHPAEVANLLKQAGTSYNNIACEPWEWEKSLEMGETRAFGIHPMIATKVSEGEWGRLIEILKQHPNAQVGECGLDKRFDDYEPGGVQEQVFRRQAQLAKELGRTLHIHCVGDYLRVVEILEAVGFGGGNTAAGTATGTAIETAASSATQVVFHRFGGDISAAKAILKDFGDRAIFSLHVDSFRKKSTAAAIKEIPQTRVRFETDADESFVMIPAGTSAETKSTDSIAASTVANQIQNRLMQVVALYNSAV
- a CDS encoding fibrobacter succinogenes major paralogous domain-containing protein → MNLYRRFALGTLCGFMTLALSACGDKGTSAGAIDNGCPDGGPCMEYDAEANTLKDLRDKQVYKTVTIGEQTWMAQNMNYKISRHSWCYDDYSGNCEEFGLLYDWAAAMNACPDGWRLPSDDDWYELFENTNGIGKNGKTMKSTSGWDDDGNGEDSFGFTVLPGGDRSSDARYVKKGAYAFLWSASEKDDNYAYAWRYGYDEPHAGHSFDFKTSGLSVRCLMND
- the mfd gene encoding transcription-repair coupling factor; this encodes MDSLSEFLTFANSPTLALFQKVQGEAIHVNGASVPLASMMVAARFLKNPSHILVVAKDYRSAETWVENLESMVGETFVRFFPSIGLKPYEKKVPFEGVLEERLKFFRDLEKNESPFITVCPLDALMARLPAPGFVARGSRNLKVGDVFEPSTLRPWFLDHGFVEQPVVSGVGEFSIRGCIVDVNCLLYPHPIRIEFFGDEIESIRSFDIFTQRSVEQMNSVQLFPMGEFVVPEKEVALRGGDAAGLWWQRSRFEKLEKSLLDYLPKAALVFEELSLLSETASKYYLNYESVFHELRQVEADAVPPSDIWFKIGDLSRSFVGRASMDVTRVNVNDGNWHELHCRVQDFSSNGTDAVAKQIEEFAAAGGRVFVVAPTPGGLNRLKQVFEDLPIEEYIQGNLSEGFWLEEDNIAFLTETRIFNRHSNKARKRKISGSVTGALMIESLNRGDYVAHEDHGVGKYLGLVRVEVNGGMVDCALLEYEGGDKLKFPVADLQKIERLENSETPPKLDKLGSKTWENLKKRVKQKVIQIARELVELYAKRELIEGFDFPPDGKLQKEFEEAFEYEPTPDQVKATADIKRDMESRRPMDRLICGDVGFGKTEVAMRAAFKCVVSRKQVVLLVPTTILAAQHYENFMDRFAGFGVNLALVNRYKTAKEKKEIFKQVSEGKVDILIGTHALLSEKNQFKDLGLLIIDEEQKFGVKQKEKLREMRLAVDTLSMSATPIPRSLHLSMTGVRDISLINTPPINRLPVETKLMKRDDEVLKNAILDELARGGQVFIVNDRVQSIYHLADDIEAMVPHATIGVAHGQMNDRDLENAMESFISRKFDILISTSIIESGLDVPNANTIIIMNAHHFGISQLYQMRGRVGRSSVLAKAFLVIPNKHEISAESMRRLQALEQFTDLGSGYQLAMRDLEIRGAGNLLGQEQHGFIAEVGFETYVRLVKEAVEMLRGGPSEKPIQTRVEIGVDAYLPEDYIEDGLTRISMYQRIARVSHTDEIESIQQELLDRFGPVPEPAKMLLLVTEIGLLAGRLRIQGLVQRKGMLAATFAEFPPPDPRIISEMYGATQFPMRIMGGSPLQVVIELGKGNNVELAARALKEFRAFSVIRVQAATIQPKNPLLAGIGES
- a CDS encoding PIN domain-containing protein, whose translation is MNKAIEQSRILFLDTGAVVRLLQMHPDFYPVVSEVLDYAYEKSITLLTSSVTLFELSQKACVAGEGVLARQYREFFENSQNVKLCEMNGEIAVKAAELFAAASKTNHKLTESEAQRLATAYVNGADCILTENANFASATDIPVVTLDEV